The sequence below is a genomic window from Pseudomonadota bacterium.
TAAAAAAGGTTTTCATTACAGCAGGTACAGAAACCTGTATCGTATATCTTTTCTATACCACCATCCTTGAGCATCCCGGTATTCGCCCTTTTTAGATTTAAAAACAGGGAGGTTTCTGTTTTCCTGAATATGTG
It includes:
- a CDS encoding laccase domain-containing protein, with protein sequence HIFRKTETSLFLNLKRANTGMLKDGGIEKIYDTGFCTCCNENLFYSYRRGQKEDRQINFVSLKG